From Candida dubliniensis CD36 chromosome 7, complete sequence, the proteins below share one genomic window:
- the CYB55 gene encoding cytochrome B5, putative — MSEESVTVYDYEEVSKHRSHDDLWVSLNGKVYNVSSYIDEHPGGEEVILDVAGEDATEAFDDIGHSDEAHEILQKLYIGNLKGAKPVEAKHAQSYATEDSGINFPLIAVGVFLLAFGAYYYKTNFA; from the coding sequence ATGTCTGAAGAATCCGTTACTGTTTACGATTACGAAGAAGTTTCCAAACATAGATCTCATGATGATTTATGGGTCTCCCTTAATGGTAAAGTTTACAATGTCTCCAGTTATATAGATGAACACCCAGGTGGTGAAGAAGTTATTCTTGATGTTGCTGGTGAAGATGCCACTGAAGcttttgatgatattggTCATTCTGATGAAGCCCATGAAATTTTGcaaaaattatatattgGTAATTTGAAAGGTGCTAAGCCAGTTGAAGCTAAACATGCTCAATCTTATGCTACTGAAGATAGTGGTATTAATTTCCCATTGATTGCTGTTGGTGTCTTTTTACTTGCATTTGGTGCTTATTATTACAAAACTAACTTTGCTTAA
- a CDS encoding RNA-binding protein, putative (In S. cerevisiae: constituent of 66S pre-ribosomal particles, involved in 60S ribosomal subunit biogenesis), with product MAKKQVKSRVTEKVENKESITTPSEKSVEDIEEDLQLPSSSDDEEEEDIEQEELSEEEEEQEEDNINGLSDDDDDDEEDEDESKKKQIKANKSGHSVNKIIKTSEETTGTSTTTKTTKSKSGVIYIGRLPSGFQESELKTYFSQFGDVINLKLARNKKTGKTKHYGFIEFDSFEVAKVAAETMNNYLLFGHLIKCEVVEKPHEDTFKHGNRKFKVIPWKKIAKEKHEKSRTEEEWKVLIAKFEESKKKKQEELKSKGIDFDVSAI from the coding sequence ATGGCAAAGAAACAAGTTAAATCAAGGGTTACtgaaaaagttgaaaacaaagaaagcATAACAACTCCAAGTGAAAAATCGGTAGAAGATATTGAAGAGGATTTACAATTACCATCTTCatctgatgatgaagaagaagaagacatagagcaagaagaattatctgaagaagaagaagaacaagaagaagataataTAAATGGGTTatctgatgatgatgatgatgatgaagaagacgaagatgaatcaaaaaaaaaacaaatcaaagcTAATAAATCTGGACATTCCGTtaacaaaatcattaaaactTCTGAAGAAACCACTGgtacatcaacaacaactaaaaCTACAAAATCCAAATCCGGCGTCATATATATTGGTAGATTACCATCAGGATTCCAAGAATcagaattgaaaacttATTTTTCACAATTTGGTGATGTGATTAATCTTAAATTAGCTCGTAATAAAAAAACTGGTAAAACTAAACATTATGGATTTATAGAATTTGACTCATTTGAAGTAGCTAAAGTTGCTGCTGAAACCatgaataattatttattatttggtcatttaattaaatgtgaagttgttgaaaaacCTCATGAAGATACTTTTAAACATGGTAATAGAAAATTCAAAGTTATTCCTTGGAAGAAAATTGCTAAAGAAAAACatgaaaaatcaagaacagaagaagaatggAAAGTGTTGATTGcaaaatttgaagaatccaaaaagaaaaagcaagaagaattgaaaagtAAAGGTATTGATTTCGATGTTAGTGCAATATAG
- a CDS encoding sister-chromatid cohesion and telomere length maintenance complex subunit, putative (Similar to S. cerevisiae DCC1) — translation MSEYSVYQQLNEDSHATKYTYKLLQLPSKILNQLESNTANLYIKSDINSLALCTDSETFKLRQMNHSNTVLLLNKEPDSKLIGFQKTSYEYELTEIKGSIDTSNIPIFNGRTVPQRIDLQALKDNSICSYQEFLSNWYELGGCEIDHGAYIMSADILTELLYLLITKLMSLQVHEFSWEDVSSIIAPPYNDSMLTSIIHKFCTSENEKYHLNDLKITQWFGIVEMSKINHKMTDISEFLLNWKTSLPSFYNPPLDLSQLTGYYCSPIEHKILYVDPESLSENLSQRFKELFELDKSWNYDEFIPFISKFVPAGKKVDSIILKYGKKKKVGKNRFVVCPR, via the coding sequence ATGTCAGAGTACTCGGTATATCAACAGTTGAATGAAGATTCACATGCAACTAAATATACTTATAAATTACTACAGCTACCATCAAAGATCTTAAACCAACTTGAATCAAACACAGCTAACTTGTACATAAAATCCGATATCAATTCCCTAGCATTATGCACTGATTCAGAAACGTTCAAGTTGAGACAAATGAATCATTCCAATACAGTCTTGCTATTGAATAAAGAGCCTGATAGTAAGTTAATTGGGTTTCAGAAAACCAGTTACGAATATGAATTAACAGAAATCAAGGGCTCGATTGATACGTCCAATATTCCTATCTTCAATGGACGGACAGTACCGCAACGTATTGATTTGCAAGCATTAAAAGATAATTCGATTTGTTCATATCAAGAGTTTTTATCAAACTGGTACGAGTTGGGAGGTTGTGAAATTGATCATGGGGCATATATCATGAGTGCAGACATTCTTACTGAACTATTGTATTTGTTAATCACCAAATTGATGAGCTTACAGGTACATGAGTTTTCTTGGGAGGACGTTTCATCCATCATCGCGCCCCCTTATAATGACTCGATGTTGACATCAATCATACACAAGTTTTGTACTCTGGAGAATGAGAAATATCACttgaatgatttgaaaatcaCCCAGTGGTTTGGTATTGTGGAGATGTCGAAAATCAATCATAAAATGACCGATATCTCGGAGTTCCtattgaattggaaaacTAGCTTGCCGTCATTCTATAATCCTCCATTGGATCTCAGTCAGTTGACCGGCTATTACTGCTCGCCAATTGAACACAAAATATTGTATGTTGACCCCGAATCCTTATCAGAAAACTTGAGTCAACGATTCAAagaattgtttgaattaGATAAAAGCTGGAATTATGATGAGTTTATTCCATTCATTTCAAAGTTTGTTCCTGCTGGTAAGAAGGTCGACTCGATTATTTTGAAGTATggcaagaagaagaaagtcGGGAAGAATAGGTTTGTAGTCTGTCCTAGATAA
- a CDS encoding bud site selection protein, putative (private: C-terminal third of ScBUD3 appears to be missing;~Similar to S. cerevisiae BUD3) has translation MKTHHYNEGLKMKNPRLSEITTIPIRQLHSQFDNTENATTKSTTVDEWLDIFPQAAIFTGFDDILFDYVITIVHRNHENISTKSITKFGVSTYENMQLTHRSRFWPSCENLDLKYQQSRVRRSLAISNLKNSNKLLNHHGNLPELPNFDETHAGCLASNMNLLSGKSPIEFGEKMLQLGLLQDHSLNSYAMDVIYNTTSEENNQLVFLLGEQLDHLFDPLLEYSPETMNFVYTPQPTKVPQSKLITSIVNELVTVQTNYTTKLVDLLQNLITPLRANMLNSPDGITRVNHVFPPTIDEITRINCILNESLLKAKSVNYLEVLRVVANILPYFYKPYVRHEANLKGFYSRLCKFGATTKYSVREIDSIVTGSLLELPRLKLILKRLYDAIESEKLKLKNFENLDEDETMVDNYYTAAMEVIDAFGGQDEHVDLKQRIFTPTGKILTELATNWPAELHYGWLSRKVVGIFKLQHTLVVIFNDYLLFINIIDNNGYLQESHLKKISVSDALMHSLMNEKPLPNLSCFPAMEVSAWCNINEVLATSFVGPENADFIRFLCTSSSGFHSMSGIPHFSKTFHCENATPNTIIDLITKARLLHKFSPFHLFKADDRYLNIYYTAHEDKVYESEISQSPFVLFLNMKLDVPRYFETRPDLQLILQASFVGEDKIQITGYNKPSQEQINEFVRANEFSDFLKHKVFNCFNTIFSTYNKITRCLIKANADQLKFVVDDDVPSRSEATTLDEVKFTPKHDKYPSEPITIVNTPLDNKVSPPIRRRRSICDILKKGTPDTTLKRDISNTFIPRGDKIEYTNTLNPIPTLRRVAQDTTVMHYEIESPDDRTTITTSAPSVDVSPNFQFPVVNDPVIPKSASTIKRIATIDSNRIHLEKRSGNTSNYKLLPIGKNKFDSSPNWESISISRESSIRTNEQPPKKFDEEVANRVVDVSNLFKSKKIERYPSKKPDDSNPKTIRTTKPTIRAFSKKVFAPPPQITRDDSAVSMTVSEMTNEFSHFIDTEFGNAAPPPAPCNTSAITLTSSSDDEEFFSPNEEPNHIRVPSQSESSEATITSTRHKQPLVNDDSVTRLCAYLEKSVDFGVFEI, from the coding sequence ATGAAAACACATCATTACAACGAAGGgctaaaaatgaaaaatccGCGTCTAAGCGAAATAACCACTATTCCAATAAGACAACTACACTCCCAATTCGACAACACCGAGAATGCCACCACCAAATCTACAACTGTCGATGAGTGGCTAGATATTTTCCCCCAAGCAGCAATATTCACTGGGTTTGATGACATCTTATTTGACTATGTGATAACAATTGTCCACCGCAACCACGAAAATATCTCAACAAAGTCAATAACCAAATTTGGTGTATCCACATACGAAAATATGCAACTAACCCATAGATCACGGTTTTGGCCCAGCTGTGAAAACTTGGACTTAAAATACCAGCAATCCAGAGTCAGACGATCACTAGCCATCAGCAACTTGAAAAACTCAAACAAATTGCTCAACCACCACGGAAACTTACCCGAACTCCCAAACTTTGACGAAACCCATGCCGGATGTCTTGCCAGCAATATGAACCTCCTCTCCGGTAAATCACCAATAGAGTTTGGGGAAAAAATGTTACAGCTAGGGCTTTTGCAGGATCATAGTCTAAATTCATACGCAATGGACGTCATATACAACACCACCTCAGAAGAAAACAACCAGCTAGTCTTTCTCTTGGGGGAGCAGTTGGACCACCTATTTGACCCGTTGTTGGAATACAGCCCAGAGACAATGAACTTTGTGTACACACCTCAACCGACAAAAGTCCCACAATCAAAGTTGATAACATCTATTGTGAACGAGCTAGTGACTGTACAAACCAACTATACCACAAAACTAGTCGATTTACTACAAAACTTGATTACGCCATTGAGAGCAAACATGTTGAATTCACCAGATGGTATAACAAGAGTAAATCACGTTTTCCCTCCGACAATAGACGAAATAACAAGAATCAACTGCATCTTAAACGAGTCCTTACTAAAAGCAAAATCAGTAAACTATTTAGAAGTCCTACGAGTAGTTGCAAACATTTTGCCGTACTTTTACAAACCATATGTCAGACACGAAGCAAACCTAAAAGGATTTTATCTGAGATTGTGCAAGTTTGGAGCCACCACTAAATACTCAGTCAGGGAAATCGATTCCATTGTCACAGGATCATTATTAGAACTACCTAGACTTAAATTGATCTTAAAGAGGCTCTATGATGCCATTGAATCCGAGAAActaaagttgaaaaatttcgAGAATCTTGATGAGGATGAAACTATGGTAGACAATTACTATACCGCAGCAATGGAGGTAATAGACGCATTTGGCGGACAAGATGAACATGTTGACCTCAAGCAAAGAATTTTTACCCCAACCGGCAAAATCTTGACTGAGCTAGCTACCAACTGGCCTGCTGAGTTGCACTACGGGTGGCTTTCCCGAAAAGTCGTTGGCATATTCAAATTACAACACACCTTGGTGGTCATTTTCAACGACTACCTTCTATTCATAAACATAATCGACAACAACGGATACTTGCAAGAACTGCATTTAAAAAAGATCTCTGTGTCAGATGCACTTATGCACTCGTTGATGAACGAAAAACCATTGCCCAATTTGTCATGTTTCCCAGCGATGGAAGTTTCTGCCTGGTGCAATATCAATGAAGTGTTAGCTACTTCATTTGTTGGCCCAGAAAATGCTGATTTTATTCGTTTCTTGTGCACATCGTCATCCGGATTTCATTCCATGTCAGGCATCCCCCACTTCAGTAAAACATTCCATTGCGAAAACGCCACCCCCAACACCATAATCGATCTCATCACCAAAGCTCGTCTCCTACACAAATTCTCACCGTTCCATTTGTTTAAGGCAGACGACAGATACCTAAACATTTACTACACCGCTCATGAGGATAAAGTATATGAAAGCGAAATCAGCCAGTCACCATTTGTATTGTTCCTAAATATGAAGCTTGACGTCCCAAGGTATTTTGAAACTCGTCCAGATTTGCAATTGATATTACAGGCTTCGTTTGTTGGCGAGGATAAAATACAGATTACAGGATACAACAAACCCAGCCAAGAACAAATTAACGAGTTTGTTAGAGCAAACGAATTTCTGGACTTTTTGAAACAcaaagttttcaattgcTTTAACACCATTTTTCTGACCTATAATAAAATCACCCGTTGTCTAATTAAAGCCAACGCCGATCAACttaaatttgttgttgatgatgacgtTCCGAGTCGAAGCGAAGCAACAACGTTGGATGAAGTGAAATTTACACCTAAACATGACAAGTATCCTTCAGAACCAATTACAATCGTTAATACGCCTTTGGACAACAAGGTAAGTCCACCGATACGCAGAAGAAGGTCGATCTGTGacatattgaaaaaaggtACCCCGGATACTACACTTAAACGAGACATATCCAACACGTTTATTCCGCGTGGTGACAAGATTGAATACACAAATACTTTAAACCCAATTCCTACCTTACGCAGAGTTGCGCAAGATACCACGGTGATGCATTACGAAATCGAGTCACCAGATGATCGCACAACAATAACTACCTCGGCACCTTCCGTCGACGTCCTGCCCAACTTCCAATTCCCAGTAGTAAACGATCCTGTTATTCCAAAATCAGCATCTACTATCAAAAGGATTGCAACCATTGATAGCAATAGAATTCATCTTGAAAAAAGATCCGGAAATACTAGCAATTATAAGCTTTTGccaattggaaaaaataaattcgATTCTTCGCCCAATTGGGAGAGCATTAGTATCAGCAGAGAAAGTTCAATAAGAACAAATGAACAACCTCCCAAAAAGTTTGACGAGGAAGTGGCAAATcgtgttgttgatgtttcgaatttattcaaatccaaaaaaatagaacGCTACCCATCAAAGAAACCAGACGATTCTAACCCAAAGACTATTAGAACAACAAAGCCTACCATTAGagctttttcaaaaaaagtatttgcCCCGCCACCACAAATTACACGTGATGATTCAGCTGTTTCTATGACGGTTTCGGAAATGACAAATGAATTCAGTCACTTTATCGACACCGAATTTGGAAATGCTGCACCTCCTCCTGCTCCCTGCAACACTAGCGCTATAACATTGACAAGCAGTAGCGATGACGAAGAGTTTTTTTCGCCTAACGAAGAGCCAAATCATATAAGAGTACCAAGTCAATCTGAATCGAGTGAGGCCACCATTACGTCCACCAGACATAAACAGCCTTTGGTCAACGATGACTCGGTAACTCGGTTATGTGCATATTTAGAGAAGTCTGTCGACTTTGGTGTATTTGAAATCTAA
- the NFS1 gene encoding cysteine desulfurase, mitochondrial precursor, putative, translating to MYKSIIRTTGKFGKTASGRTFVTTLPKPLATSTSPGITAANKTSNPKTGELHVSTPVDTAKISIEPPEGSNISLKSASRDASLFGTRPIYLDVQATTPVDPRVLDKMLEFYTGLYGNPHSSTHAYGWETDKEVERARGYIADVINADPKEIIFTSGATETNNMAIKGVPRFYKKTKKHIITTQTEHKCVLDSARHMQDEGFEVTYLPVNSEGLINLDDLKNAIRKDTVLVSVMAVNNEIGVIQPLKEIGKICRENKVFFHTDAAQAYGKIPIDVNEMNIDLLSISSHKIYGPKGIGACYVRRRPRVRLDPIITGGGQERGLRSGTLAPPLVAGFGEAARLMKQELQFDKRHIEKLSSKLKNGLLSIPSTQFNGCNNPNSQYPGCVNVSFAYIEGESLLMALKDIALSSGSACTSASLEPSYVLHALGADDALAHSSIRFGIGRFTTEAEVDYVIQAINERVDFLRKMSPLWEMVQEGIDLNTIEWSGH from the coding sequence ATGTATAAATCGATTATTAGGACGACCGGTAAGTTTGGAAAAACTGCTTCTGGTCGTACTTTTGTCACTACCTTACCTAAACCATTGGCTACCAGCACATCGCCAGGGATAACTGCCGCAAATAAAACATCGAACCCGAAAACAGGAGAATTACATGTATCTACACCAGTCGACACGGCAAAGATCTCCATTGAACCACCAGAAGGATCGAATATATCCTTGAAGTCTGCATCTCGGGATGCGTCGTTGTTTGGAACACGTCCAATTTATTTGGATGTTCAAGCCACAACCCCTGTTGATCCCAGGGTTTTAGATAAGATGCTTGAATTCTACACTGGATTATATGGTAACCCACATTCATCGACCCATGCATATGGCTGGGAAACCGATAAGGAAGTTGAAAGGGCAAGAGGGTATATTGCTGATGTGATAAATGCTGATCCCAAGGAGATCATATTCACCAGTGGTGCCACAGAAACCAATAATATGGCAATTAAAGGTGTGCCACGTTtctacaaaaaaacaaagaaacaTATCATCACCACCCAAACTGAGCACAAGTGTGTTTTGGATAGTGCCAGACACATGCAGGATGAAGGGTTTGAGGTTACATATTTGCCTGTTAATTCAGAAGGGTTAATTAACTTGGACGATTTGAAGAATGCAATTAGAAAGGATACTGTTTTGGTTTCTGTTATGGCTGTCAACAATGAAATTGGTGTTATCCAGCCGTTGAAGGAGATTGGTAAGATATGTCGTGAGAACAAAGTGTTTTTCCACACCGATGCTGCTCAGGCGTATGGTAAGATTCCTATTGATGTTAACGAGATGAATATTGACTTGTTGTCTATTTCGTCACACAAAATCTACGGTCCAAAAGGTATTGGTGCCTGTTATGTCAGAAGAAGACCAAGAGTGAGATTGGATCCAATAATCACTGGTGGTGGTCAAGAGAGGGGTTTACGTTCAGGTACGTTGGCGCCTCCATTAGTTGCAGGGTTTGGCGAAGCCGCAAGGTTAATGAAGCAAGAGTTGCAGTTTGACAAAAGACATATCGAGAAGTTATCGTCTAAATTGAAGAATGGGTTGTTGTCGATTCCATCTACACAGTTCAATGGATGCAACAACCCGAATTCGCAATACCCTGGGTGTGTCAATGTATCTTTTGCATACATTGAAGGTGAGTCTTTGTTAATGGCTTTGAAAGATATTGCTTTGAGTTCTGGTTCAGCATGTACTTCGGCATCGTTGGAGCCATCCTATGTCTTGCATGCATTGGGGGCTGATGATGCGTTGGCGCATTCTTCAATTAGATTTGGTATTGGCAGATTTACGACTGAGGCCGAGGTCGATTATGTCATCCAAGCAATTAACGAAAGAGTTGACTTTTTAAGAAAGATGTCGCCGTTATGGGAAATGGTTCAAGAaggtattgatttgaatacAATTGAATGGAGTGGTCATTAG
- the LEU2 gene encoding 3-isopropylmalate dehydrogenase, putative translates to MSVKTKTITVLPGDHVGTEIVAEAIKVLKAIEASTPYQKIHFDFKHHLIGGAAIDATGVPLPDDALESAKSSDAVLLGAVGGPKWGTGAVRPEQGLLKIRKELNLYANIRPCNFASDSLLELSPLKAEVVKGTNLIIVRELVGGIYFGERQEQDESDDKKTAWDTEKYTVDEVTRITRMAAFMALQHNPPLPIWSLDKANVLASSRLWRKTVDKVISEEFPELSVQHQLIDSAAMILIQNPTKLNGIIITSNMFGDIISDEASVIPGSLGLLPSASLASLPDTNTAFGLYEPCHGSAPDLPANKVNPIATILSAASMLRLSLDCVKEAEALEEAVKQVLDSGVRTADLRGTSSTTEVGDAIAETVAKILKQKHS, encoded by the coding sequence atGTCTGTTAAAACCAAAACTATCACAGTCTTGCCTGGTGACCATGTCGGTACTGAAATTGTCGCTGAGGCAATCAAAGTGTTGAAAGCAATTGAAGCATCCACTCCATATCAGAAAATccattttgatttcaaacaCCACTTGATTGGTGGTGCTGCAATTGATGCCACTGGTGTCCCACTTCCTGATGATGCTCTTGAAAGTGCCAAATCGTCCGATGCAGTTTTGTTGGGTGCTGTTGGTGGACCCAAATGGGGCACTGGTGCTGTTCGTCCGGAGCAAGGGTTATTGAAAATCCGTAAGGAGTTGAACCTTTATGCCAACATCAGACCATGTAATTTTGCCAGTGACTCGTTGTTGGAATTGTCTCCGTTAAAAGCTGAAGTGGTAAAGGGGaccaatttgattattgttcGTGAGTTGGTCGGTGGTATATACTTTGGAGAACGTCAAGAACAAGACGAAAGCGACGATAAAAAAACTGCTTGGGATACAGAAAAGTATACTGTTGATGAAGTCACTCGTATCACCCGTATGGCAGCGTTTATGGCCTTGCAACATAACCCACCATTGCCAATATGGTCTTTGGATAAAGCTAACGTGTTGGCATCGTCGAGATTATGGAGAAAGACTGTTGATAAAGTGATTTCTGAAGAGTTTCCGGAATTGTCTGTGCAACATCAGTTGATTGATTCTGCTGCGATGATTTTGATCCAGAACCCAACGAAATTGAACGGTATTATCATTACATCCAACATGTTTGGTGATATCATTTCCGATGAGGCGTCAGTTATTCCTGGATCTTTGGGGCTATTGCCATCTGCTTCGTTGGCTTCGTTACCAGATACCAACACTGCATTTGGTCTTTACGAGCCTTGCCATGGATCTGCACCCGATTTGCCAGCTAATAAGGTGAACCCAATCGCTACAATCTTGTCTGCCGCTTCTATGTTGAGGTTATCGTTGGATTGTGTTAAGGAAGCTGAGGCATTGGAGGAAGCTGTCAAGCAGGTTTTGGATAGTGGAGTTAGAACAGCAGATTTGAGAGGTACTAGTTCTACAACAGAGGTTGGTGATGCAATAGCCGAAACAGTTGctaaaattttaaaacaaaaacataGTTAG
- a CDS encoding S-adenosylmethionine transporter of the mitochondrial inner membrane, putative (Similar to S. cerevisiae PET8;~spliced gene), giving the protein MSDSTFFTSLISGACAGIATDIVFFPIDTIKTRLQAKGGFFANGGYHGIYRGLGSCVVASAPSASLFFITYDALKRDLQPVVSSPGVRHMIAASMGEIAACIVRVPAEVIKQRTQASHMGNQTSWSNLLHILRNSNNEGVLKGLYRGWNSTIMREIPFTVIQFPLYEYLKVKWPQNVHQGFKGAVCGMIAGGVAAALTTPLDVIKTRIMLHKDRINTRSLVKHLIREEGLVVLFNGIVPRTCWISCGGAIFLGCYELVHAELTKKL; this is encoded by the exons ATGTCCGACTCAACATTTTTTACATCATTGATT AGTGGTGCTTGTGCTGGGATCGCAACAGATATAGTGTTTTTCCCCATTGACACTATCAAAACAAGATTACAAGCTAAAGGAGGCTTTTTCGCAAACGGTGGGTACCATGGTATTTATCGTGGGTTAGGATCGTGTGTTGTTGCGTCAGCACCTCTGGCCTCGTTATTCTTTATTACGTATGATGCATTGAAAAGAGATTTGCAGCCCGTGGTAAGTTCGCCAGGGGTTAGACATATGATTGCAGCATCTATGGGGGAGATTGCTGCATGTATAGTTCGTGTTCCCGCTGAGGTGATTAAGCAACGTACACAGGCATCTCATATGGGTAACCAAACATCGTGGAGTAATTTGTTACACATTTTGAGAAACTCAAACAACGAAGGGGTGTTGAAAGGATTGTACCGTGGTTGGAATAGTACCATAATGAGAGAGATCCCATTCACTGTGATTCAGTTCCCGTTATATGAATACTTGAAAGTGAAATGGCCACAGAATGTACATCAAGGGTTTAAAGGTGCTGTGTGCGGAATGATTGCTGGTGGTGTTGCTGCTGCATTGACTACACCGCTTGATGTGataaaaacaagaataatGTTACATAAAGATAGAATAAACACTAGAAGTTTGGTAAAGCATTTGATTCGTGAAGAAGGCCTTGTGGTGTTGTTCAATGGGATAGTTCCTCGAACTTGTTGGATAAGTTGTGGCGGCGCTATATTCTTGGGCTGTTACGAACTCGTCCACGCGGAATTGACAAAGAAATTATAG